The region AGATGCCCAAGACGGCACACAGTGCTTGAGGTGAGGCCACACCAGTGCAGTGTATTACACCCTTTCCCCACAAAAAGGCAACACAAAGATCAACTTTGGCACTCCTTACCATCATCCTCGTCACTCACATATCCAGGCTTATTCTTGTAACAGAAGAAGGTTGAAGGTAGCTTGAGAAAACCAGCAAGAGCTCTCTGTTCAGGGGTAGGTGTTAACTCGTAAACTATTATAACTTCATCAGATGGAAGATCATCTTCTGCCACTGTCGTCTTCTCAGCTTTTTACAGAAATTGAACAAACcattaaaacagaataatttcatAACAGGGAATAACAGTAACCCCATACTGCTGTTATTACAGAACTGAATTAAGTCTAAGGCGGTTCGAAACACATTTGGAGCCTACATATTTTCTGTTGATCCACAGGAAACAAATCAAAGTTACAGGATGCTAGGACAGAGCATCCTGTTAAAACTTAAGGAATTCTAACCTGCATGCCCAACTACATCCTGTTCTATTGCCTTTGAATTCAAGcatcagaacagaaacaaacctGCATCTTTATATTGTTACAAGGACTATTTAACTAAGCCTTCATGTCAAACAAAATACACCTATGGAGTAGAGGTATATAGGTGTTatctagagagagagagaggcaaacTTCAggcctgaaaaaaagaaaaaatgaagttgtcTACAGCAACATGTCCTACTGCATTGCTTAAAAGTGCTTTAAATTCTACAAAATTTTAAACAGCAACCGAATAGAACTTATTTCAGATTACCTATAGGAAAAATGATCTTTTTATTAGCTAATCTCAATTTAGCATAATAGCTGTTGCTGAAACTTTTATTGttacagaagtaatttttagtTCCACTTtgttaaacaacaaaaaatattgctttcagTCTATTTAACTAGCTTTTCCAACAGGGACAAATACCACTATCAGTTTTATTACATAGCATTTTCTCCCGTCTCCTTCAACATTAAGTTGTCCATTCCACTTGCACTGTTTTTTCAATACATAATCAAAGGTCAAAGCTGAAAGCACAGCCTAGAGCAAACTGTATTGTTTGGTTGGGGCTTTGTTTGGGTTGAGTTCTAGTGTTTGTTTTGAGACGGTGAGTTTGGGGGTAAAGGTGTGAGAAAAAATTTTTAACTATTAATAAGACCTACCCCATAAGCACAGCAGTGTCCATGCACCGGCTGTTTCTAAGAACAATTTGATTGCTTTAGTAAGTCAACCTATTTGTTAACATTCTCTAGGTTTGAGTTAAACTAGTCAGCAGAATTTGAAGGGTACTCTCAAAAGCTCACTAttcttttcattagaaaatatttgataAGTTTGTGGCACAATGTAGTCAATGAGAACCTAAATCTTCAGCTGGGAACCAGACCACTACCCATTTCCTGAGGAACACCGATTCTCCTGCTCATGCAGTTTGATATTCATCACTGCAAGAGGAGACAAGGACAGAAGAGAAGTGTAATGTTTATAGACATGTCCCTTGATCTTCTGACACAACTGACACActaaaatatattgctttttaaaagtagttttctGACTAGTATCTTTCAGTAGATTAATAGCAATATAAAGAATAATAGAGTAAAAGCAAAATCCAAAGTACTAGTTcaaatttaagtttttttcccaagtgttCCCTCCCCAACCTTTGCTCTAATGGACTCTCCCTTTGATTACAAATTAATCCTTTCAAGCATTTATATACCAGTGTAGCTCAAACCCATGACCAGCACATACAGTCTTGTAGAGTAATTGGGTTTGCTCACTTTTTTTAGATCTTAATAGCTCTTCTGAGCCTGTATAAAGTAAATGCAGGATAAAATTCTTGAACAGAAAATTTCTAAGTTCATATCATAACAACAGGCTATAGATGTTTTGATATATTTTCTCAGAATCTTATGCAAAAAACTCACTAACCCTAGCTAATTTAAGAATTAGAAGTACATCTAGTATCATGTTATGAAGATATGCAGGTATCCTGCATATTAGCATGTGTTTTATTCTCTCATATTAGTTAAGCAAGTGTCTCAGACTCAGTAAGTTTGCACCAAGTTCCCCACAGAGGTTTAAGTGTGGAGTATTTAGTCTTAAAGCcattaaaaattacagcaaaagaaCAGCTTTCCTTAGGATTAGAGAAATGTCAAAAATGCATCTTCAACAACAAAGAATTTCTTCCAAAGTCAGTCAGGTAGATGGTAAAAGCATGAGCTTCCTTTAATCTGAGCAGTATAAAGCTAGCTAGAAGACCCTGGCAACAGATGATATAATCCATCATCCTTGACAGACAGCATTCCCAAAGAATTATCACACTGTCTCTTTCAGTAGCCTTTGTACAAAGTAGCTGAATaagagaaatacattaaaaagtcacttcagaaaaattcacAGGTAAAGTTCTCCATGAAGCTAATCTATCAAACACTGGGATAAGATTCTAGTGTTCCAAACATCCACTCAAAGTGACAAAACGGTTCAACGATAAAGATTAAGATTATAACATGTATTTGCCCTCAGAACACTAAGACTGAGCAAGATGTTCATTGGTTCAGTTAAGTCAGTTTCTTCTCACCCTCCCCACAAGAAAGTTaacttttctgattaaaaaaatgctgcaaacagCTTAAATATATCTTCACAGGCAGCCATGAAAGCAAAGAGCCATGCATACGTACAACATATTCTTAAAAGGCTGTTGGTTTTGTGATAATAGAACTTTATACTCAGGGGGGAAAAATCCACACAAAACATTGTTAGTATATGGAAGGAACAAATTAAAGAACAATACCATGCACAACAGTTCTTTTCACTGGTAtattatatttttgctttttaactgaCATTAAGACCAGGTAGGCCTAAATATCTAGCTAGTCACAatactggtatttttttctcatgcatATATCAGTGAATATCTTCTGGATATAAGAGAAAAGCACCAGAGTTTAAACCTTAATGCATGTAACTGATATAGTAACATGCAATTGACAGAACTTTGATTGAAACTtgtaaagcacttaaaaaaagcTCATGACCTGACCCGAGAAATTGCATTAAGCTGCAGAACTACTGTGAagttaaatttcttttgaaCATTGCTTTAGCATAACTCAGAAACCGCTCCTCAAAAGATGTTTCCCATGAGAAAGCCTCAGATTATAGTTGCATTGGGTAGGCTTGAAAACctaattttgaaataacttCTCAAAGTCATTTGCTATTAAGTCAGAGCTCAAAGCAAAGCCACTGAAGACAAAGCCACTGAAGATAATTATCAACTGTAAATAAATCACTAAGTACATAATCATATCCTAGttatcagaaaaacagaagtgaagAACAGTCTGAAGTACCAGAAAGgcatattttgttttaactacacacacacacatccaccCTCACACATCCGCAATATAAAGAGAGGATCAATTTGAGGTAGCAAAAGTCCTTGCATGTATGCATTGGTGCAGAATGCTTGATCACTCCACATTATGGACATTGAATgatcaaaataaaactgaattgttAATAAAACTCCATGCACAGGGATGCCTAAAAACACAGAATAGTTGACTTCAGATCATATATACAGGAGTTCAGTGTTTAAATATGAACAGCTTCTCTAGAAATACAATTTTGGGAAAATGGTGTTTGGAATGACATTTAGAGATTTTTAAACAATGTAAGACACTAGTCATGTGAAAAGACTGTCTTGTGCAGACTAgaataaaaatttgctttttaaaagtaagatGCTGTTGAACTGTGTAAGTTGAGTATGCTTACAGCAAGCATACTTGCAAGAAGCACTGTTAGTAACATCTTATAATGACACATAATCAAACTGTAAGCTGTACCAGTTTTGGTTATAGGTTCTGAATGTAAACAAATCAGTTAGCAAAAGTTTTCTGACCAGCCAAGGTGGACTTCATATTATACATGAAGTATATACATATAGGCAGTAGTTAAGGAGTTGGCTTTCTCATTTCTGCATGctccttgcttttaaaagtgttaACTATTGCATAATGATAATCAGGAAACTGAATTAAACATTTCCAACAGAGAGGCTAAATATATCCAGTTTTACTGGATAACCTGTCTTGAGATCTTCAAGCATATTTCATTGAAGTGGAAGACCTCAGGCACTAAGAGATGTATTCTCCGTAAATAACAGgaaaatttaacttctttagaAAAGGGGAGTTTCAGAGATCCAGTGTGCATGTTCAGCAAAACTGTGATGGAGAAGTGCAAGGCAGATACCCTCCAAAAATAAGGCAAACAGAAGCCAAAAGCTTAAACAGCGCCATCCATTGTGCTAGCTCATATTAACATACTAAGGGCTACAGACATTCTCCACCAGGACAAATACAGCAGTCAGACACACAATTTTACGTACTCTTCTTCAGCATGCATGTTAATTATAGGGATTACTGAGCCAACTGCTTTGCCGCAGTTGGGTTACTGTCCATGCCCGCTAAAGTGTTTTTATCACACATTCAGTGCAGTATGTAAATACCTTTACTATCAGGTTGCAAGGAAGATGTGCTTGTCCAAAAGGCCATTGGATTAGATTTAAAAAGGCTAAAATTAaatcctaaaaaaataaattgtttggaTATAAGTGTTTACCTGGAATTTTAAAAGGGTAAAGCAGACTTATCTATGATCTGGAAGCATTCTGTAGTTGTATTTCACAGTAGGAAATTTCATCTGTTAATTCTACACAAGCGTATCCAACCCATGTGAAGACTGCAGCTATCATCTTCCACCACATCACTTTACTACAGTTAATAAACAGACAGTATATCTTCATAATATTAAGACTAGTGTGTAAATTAAAAACTATCATGTGATTAAACAGTCTTGCACTGATGGGAAGCAGCACACGAAGCCTTCAAAGAGAAGTACTCCACCATTAAAATGCTAGTAAATCCCATTCTTTTCACAGAGACACTTCAGTATATTATAGTGGTCACAGCCACAACTTCTGCAAGCGTGTCTTTTTCAGACAGTGTCAGAAACTCTGTAACTGAGGATGTAATCACGTGATTTCTTTTCAGGCTAAGGAAAGAGGCTAACATCTTGTGTTATTTAAGCTATACATATGAAATTACAGAGCAATCATTAAGACTTGAAACAAGTATATAGAGAGCAGTTTTAAAATACCCATCTCTTCAATCATGGGGATAATTCAAATTTTAGCTGAAGCACACATTTGCTGTTCTCACACATTACCACTCAGAGCAAAGGTCCAGGTACACACACTACCAATTCAACtacttaagtttaaaaaaaagtgaatccCCAGCTCCTTCTTTAAGTACTTAAGCCTGAGATTCAGGTACAGCACTTCACAGAGTTATAGCTCCTACCTGAAATCCCCTCTCTCACTAATCAGCAAAACTCCATCCTGCATCacacactttcatttttctatgaaaataattatgaCTTAAAACTGACTCCTTTAGTTGAAACTCTTGAGAACTTGTGAAGACATAGGTACCCGCATTAGAATGGAATGAAACTACACATTATCGAGACAACAAAGAGTAATGAATAGCATAGAGATGACTGCTTAATAAGTTGCTTAGTTGAATGAAGTACTAGTTCAATTGACACTCACCTTTTTCCAGAATTCTAAATGAGAAGTTGGAGGGTCCATCTTGTGTTGAAGTAGGCAAGTTGTCTACCTTGCTGTCTGGAGGCTTCTGAGGAGTACTAGAACTTTTTGTTGGTTCAGAGACTTCCAGTTCTTTTTGAGCTGTGTTCTGAGACACTGGAATGTGGTCTTCGCTCTTTCTTGGAGGATTAAAGCTGAAGCCAAAGAGAGAACCAGTGGCTGAAGTATTTCCAAACGTGAAAGTCTTTGACTTTTCATTACTGAAAATGCTCTTTACAGATTCAGATCCAAATACAAACTTTGGAGGAGAAACCACTGTTTTTGTTGGTGTTTCAGAAGCGTTTGACACCTCTGTAACCTCTACAGTTACACCAGAAGTATCGTCACCATGACTAAGGTCAGTTCTTTCTCTGGTAGTTTCTTCCAGTACAGCTACAGCGTTTTTACCACACGGAGATTCCTTCGGTGTATTGGCACGAGAAGAAAGAGGTGTTATCAATGTCTCTCTCTCTTGGGCATGCTTTGCTTCATCAAAAATTTGCTTAAATGAGTCTGCAACATCTTGCAGCTTGAATCGCACAGCTAGAAGTTCTactttcctttctccatctgCAAAGTCACATGCAGTCCATACCCATGCTCTATCAGATCCTTTCATTTGTTGCATATTCATGTCTGGTGTTATTCTATGATTAGCACAGAGCTTTAGTACCTGGTCCCTTCTCATTACTATACGTACTTGTTTGTTGTCGTAGTTCTGTAATATCTTGATGTCCCCAATACCTCTCTCTTTCCACTGATTAGCATCTTTGTCATATCTGTAGAGCTTAGCTCTGTGACTGAAGACAACTTGCTCATTTTCCTCACCACTGGTCACTTCCACGAGATCAGGCAGAGGTACCACAGGTTCAAAGTACTGCccatctctctcctcttcctgaGTAACATCAGAATCTTCATCTGTGCCTACTGATGTTCTACTCTGGTTCTGTTTGGCAGGAGATTTGGATGGGCTCAAGGCAGATTTAAAGCTGAAACTAAAACCTGTGGTAGACTCTCCAAATctaaacagatttttccttACAGGGCTACTTGCAAGAGGTGATGCATACACAGAACTACTTACACTATCATCCAATGCTTCTTCACGCAAATCATAGTTATCCCATTCCAGAGTAGGCCCAGTACTTTCAGCATGCGGCTTTATAACCAGATCAGAAGTACTGCTGGCACAAACAGagtttccattttcctcttctgacaGTTTAGTTTTGTCATCTGTCAGAAACGTTTTGAGATCTTTTAAGTCACacttcatttcttctgctttctgtataAGCTGAGCTGTCCTACCTGTATCAACAAGTTTATGGGGTGTCTGCAGCGGTATATCTAGTAGTAGCCTCTGACATTCTTCAAACTTCTGTTTGAACTCCTCAGCCTGCTCTGGCGTCTTGAATTTTGCTGCCAGATGTTCCAACTTAGCATCACCATCAGAGTAGTCATTGGCCATCCACATCCATGCTTTGTCTGAGCCAGACAGCTGTTTCAAGTTCATTGTTGTTGTTATCCAGTGATTTGCACACACCTTCAGTACCTGCTCACGCCGCATTAATATTCTTACTTTGccattaacttcatttttaagaatCTTCAGGTTACCCACCCCACGTTCTTTCCACTGGCTTGTTTCTGGATCAAACCTGAACAGCTTTACTCTTTGGGAGTATAATACTTTCTCATCTTCCTCTCCTGTAAATGGTTCTACTTTTTCAGGCATCTGAACTATAGGTTCAAAATGGATATCATCACTGTCCTCTGTCTTATACACATCATCATCCTTCTCACCAAGGTCAGCAGATGTATTTGATTTATCTGTTTTAGCATCctgtgaagaaaacagtttttcaccTGCACCTGAAAAGCCTTTGAAGTTAGGGTCTTTTTTGCCAAATTGAAAGCCTTCCCCAGGAGTACTTTTCGCAAGCTCGGCAAAAGTAAAAGTGCTGCTGTTTTGCCCAAAAACAAAGTCGCCTTTCTCCTTGTTTGCCGATTCTTGAAATTGGAACGTAATTCCACTATCTGAAGGCGgttcctttttgtctttttcatcaGTGCTTTTTAAGAAGCCAGTTGTACACTCTTTGGATGGCTCATCTTTCTTAGTGGTATTTTTACTAGGCTCCTGTATCCCAAATTTAAATCCGTCTGCAGGCACTGGCATTGAAAAGCTAAATCCTTCCTTTGTAGACTTAGCTTCAGTATCAGAAGGAATCTGAAACGTAAATGATGGTGTCTTGCCTTGCTCACCATGACCAAACTTAAAGCCCTTTTCTAAGAAATCACACTTGAAGCCTGTTCCCAACTGTCCTCCAGCAGGTTCAGATAACTTACTTTTCAAGCCAAAAGTAGGAGTTGATGAAGCATCACCAGCAGGCTTACCAGATGGATTTGGTGTTTGGCAGGCTGCACAGGCTGGTGAAGAACCTTCATTCCTCACAAGACAAGTACTACAATCCCACTGCCCTTCCTTCTTAGCAAAAAGCCCTTCAAATCCATTTTTCTGTGGCTTACTTGCATCAGCAATGGAACCAAACCTGGGAGCAGGGGATGCCTGAACATTAGGTATAGGCACATTTGGTTGACTTTGAGAGTTAGGATTCTGACTTTGTGAGTTAGGATTCTGACAAGCACGACAGTTCACatcttttgcttcattttggaCTAGGCATACAGAGCAGTCCCACTGACcttcttttttagaaaatgcaGTTCCCAAGTCATTTTGAGTAGCCTTTGGAGCAATTGCTTGGCCAAATTTAGAAGTTTGTTGACCAGATACTGCTGTATTAGTTTTGTTTGGATTCTGGCATGCAACACACTTGGAGGCAGTGGGTTCGTTTCTTACTAAACAGACACTGCAATCCCATTGACCTTCCTTTTTAGCAAAAGCAGATCCAAATTTGTCCTGCACAGTACTAGCACTGGCTTTGAAACTTCCAGCAGAGTCATTTAATGAGGTGCCATGTGTTTCCCACATATCTGGATTTGGACTTTGACATGCCACACAATTCTTTGCAGCTGCTTCATTTAGAACTAAACATACTTTACACTCCCATTGATCCTTCTTCACGAGATGCTGCCCAAAACCACCAGAATAGGTTTGCGGGGCttcctttccaaatgaaaaagtgGTAGGGCCAGATGCAGTTGATGTAGCTGTAAGACTGCCTTTGCTATCAGATTCACTGCTCACCCCATCTTTTGGGAACTGAAAGCCAAAGTTCAGGGTCCCAGAAATGGATCTGCTAGGCTCCTTGATGTCCTGATTTGTTGTTTCTCTTGCAGTCCCACTACTCTGAGTCACAGATGTGTCAACATTTGATCccaaggtttttaaaatattctgtgacTCCTCAAACTTACTTTTGAAAAGCATTGCTTCCTCAGGCGTTTTAAATCTAATTGCAagctgttctggttttggcaaCTCATCTGCATAATCTAAAGCATGCCATACAAAAGACTTATCTGATCCAGCATTGGGAGTTAATTTCATATCAGTATTTATGTAGTGATTTGCACAGATTTTCAGCACTTGGTCCCGTCTCATTAGAAGACGAAATTTGCCAGACACTTtatgtttcagtattttcacatttccaatacccctttctttccattctttAGATTCTGCATCAAAACGAAAGAGCTTGGCTCTGTTGCAGAAGaattcttcttcatcttcctcacCTGTCTTTACTTCAATCTTGTCAGGGAGTGGCACCACAGGATCAAAATGAGGACCATCGTCGTCCTCGTCTCCACCATGGGTGCTTCCTCCCTCTGTTTCATGACTTCTATTGGCCAAATCTGAATTTGAAGTCATAAATACAAGCTTGCTTGGTTCTTGGACACCAAACATATCGCTCTTCTCAAAACCCAGGTTTTTGTGTGCATTTTGTCCCATGCTTTCTCTAAAAGAGATGCCTGAAATATGTTTATTGCCAAAATTGAAGATGTTTCTTTGACTATTTGTGTGATCATTAACTGGTTTTTGTTCAATATGTCTATCATCCTGTAAAGGTCTATCAGATGTCAGAAGACCCAAGAGGCTTTCACTGCTATTAAAAGCTGCATTAGCAGGCTGTGTTGTAgcttgaagagaagaaaaggtaaaGTCTCCATCATTAGACTTGAAGTTAGTGTTGAATTTAAAAGTTGTTGGTTGACTCGACTGTGCTGGTGTTGGCAGAGATGTTTTTGATCCTTCTGCTGTTCCTGGCTGTCCAAATTTAGATTTTGGAAACTCTATCACTTTTGATTCTGCAGGCTTTAAAGCTGGTGGCGCAACTGAAGGCTTTGTGAAATAGCCTGGTTCAGGCAATGGTGGATTTGTGCTTGCCTGCGGAACACCGTAATTGTAATAATCATCACCCCCACGAGGGGAAATGAGTCCAGTAGCAGGAGAATCAAAACGCAGAGGTGTGCCATATATTTCTTGGGAAAACATACAAGCAGAAGTGTTTTGCAGAGGTGGTGTATGCATTGGCTGTTGATAAGCATATATATGTTGCTGAGGTGTAAGTCGGTTCATGCCATAGACAGGAgcctaaagaaaaaagcagaaaacaattgCTTTGCTTATTATGGTAAAAGAGGACAAAGTCTTACTGTGCTGAAGCACACATAACATGTACTCTCAAAAGCAGGGCATATTTTCATACGAGTTTAAGTCTAAACTAATTTTAACTTAGTTTAAACTGATTAGTTTAAATCTTAAAAGGGCATCTGAAAATAAGCATTGAAAAAGCACAAGATGAGTGGATtgtttttttatggaaaaaaaccttgaaaaccCCATTCTCTTTTGCCATACTACTTGGAGGGGGTAGGGGGAAGAATAAATTAAGTGCTATCACACACATACCCTGTAGGGTACATGTACTAACATATTACACAT is a window of Buteo buteo chromosome 25, bButBut1.hap1.1, whole genome shotgun sequence DNA encoding:
- the RGPD4 gene encoding ranBP2-like and GRIP domain-containing protein 4 isoform X1, with product MMRRTKPEVERYVASVQAAAPSSREKSMKGFLFAKLYFEIKEYELAKRYISTYLNVQERDPKAHRFLGQIYEAEDNIEKAFGCYKRSVELNPTQKDLVLKIAELLCNNDITDGRAKYWVERAAKLFPGSPAVYRLKEQLLDCKGEDGWNQLFDLIQAELYARPDDVYINIRLVALYRSNNRLRDAVLHCQEAEKKIPLQSSLEWCSCVVETFEEYLESLQDLESDKNNWRAIKKDHLLAYSSFVKMTLSSRDVQECREALESFDRVLQSVKPYVNGPDELSRTFVEMKGQLYMHAGTLLLKMAQHNEAQWRVVCELAALCYLISFQVPKPKSKLIKGDQAGQDVLEMLACDRKSQSGHMLLNLSRGKQDFFKEIVESFANKSGLFTLFDSLFESGASKERSFIGTDDIGNVNTQAPVQVELNKYDIGAVRMHSGSLQHLVWLGLQWNSMSVLPPMRKWLKQLFHLPQETSRLETDAPESICLLDLEVFLLGVVFTSNLQLQEKFNSHYDAHQPQFLPLPVYKQLYTENQRSWWDAVRTLIQRKTTPGTAAKLRLNVQHGISTLRTLEKHGLQPALIIHWAKSLQKTGISLNSFYDQKEYIGRSVYYWKKVLPMLETIKKKRSIPEPTDPLFKHFHSVDIQVFQVAAYEEEARIAFAMLDAVDGKTDDALLAFEAIKNVVSYWNLAMIFQRKAEEIENDAMLPEEQEEHKTYLLKSKHYLMKIIEESSSDMSVTEKLPVSIETVREMLDTVIQELGENGEDGSPAFRNGLSRAVDSEMKHSTPSPTKFSLSPTKSYKFSPKTPPQWAEDHRSILQMICQQVEALKNEMQEMKLNNSNSNASSHRWPAESYGTDTMSEGYQRAQNLHEAPLTVATTGPSVYYSQSPAYNSQYLLRTAATNVTPTKAPVYGMNRLTPQQHIYAYQQPMHTPPLQNTSACMFSQEIYGTPLRFDSPATGLISPRGGDDYYNYGVPQASTNPPLPEPGYFTKPSVAPPALKPAESKVIEFPKSKFGQPGTAEGSKTSLPTPAQSSQPTTFKFNTNFKSNDGDFTFSSLQATTQPANAAFNSSESLLGLLTSDRPLQDDRHIEQKPVNDHTNSQRNIFNFGNKHISGISFRESMGQNAHKNLGFEKSDMFGVQEPSKLVFMTSNSDLANRSHETEGGSTHGGDEDDDGPHFDPVVPLPDKIEVKTGEEDEEEFFCNRAKLFRFDAESKEWKERGIGNVKILKHKVSGKFRLLMRRDQVLKICANHYINTDMKLTPNAGSDKSFVWHALDYADELPKPEQLAIRFKTPEEAMLFKSKFEESQNILKTLGSNVDTSVTQSSGTARETTNQDIKEPSRSISGTLNFGFQFPKDGVSSESDSKGSLTATSTASGPTTFSFGKEAPQTYSGGFGQHLVKKDQWECKVCLVLNEAAAKNCVACQSPNPDMWETHGTSLNDSAGSFKASASTVQDKFGSAFAKKEGQWDCSVCLVRNEPTASKCVACQNPNKTNTAVSGQQTSKFGQAIAPKATQNDLGTAFSKKEGQWDCSVCLVQNEAKDVNCRACQNPNSQSQNPNSQSQPNVPIPNVQASPAPRFGSIADASKPQKNGFEGLFAKKEGQWDCSTCLVRNEGSSPACAACQTPNPSGKPAGDASSTPTFGLKSKLSEPAGGQLGTGFKCDFLEKGFKFGHGEQGKTPSFTFQIPSDTEAKSTKEGFSFSMPVPADGFKFGIQEPSKNTTKKDEPSKECTTGFLKSTDEKDKKEPPSDSGITFQFQESANKEKGDFVFGQNSSTFTFAELAKSTPGEGFQFGKKDPNFKGFSGAGEKLFSSQDAKTDKSNTSADLGEKDDDVYKTEDSDDIHFEPIVQMPEKVEPFTGEEDEKVLYSQRVKLFRFDPETSQWKERGVGNLKILKNEVNGKVRILMRREQVLKVCANHWITTTMNLKQLSGSDKAWMWMANDYSDGDAKLEHLAAKFKTPEQAEEFKQKFEECQRLLLDIPLQTPHKLVDTGRTAQLIQKAEEMKCDLKDLKTFLTDDKTKLSEEENGNSVCASSTSDLVIKPHAESTGPTLEWDNYDLREEALDDSVSSSVYASPLASSPVRKNLFRFGESTTGFSFSFKSALSPSKSPAKQNQSRTSVGTDEDSDVTQEEERDGQYFEPVVPLPDLVEVTSGEENEQVVFSHRAKLYRYDKDANQWKERGIGDIKILQNYDNKQVRIVMRRDQVLKLCANHRITPDMNMQQMKGSDRAWVWTACDFADGERKVELLAVRFKLQDVADSFKQIFDEAKHAQERETLITPLSSRANTPKESPCGKNAVAVLEETTRERTDLSHGDDTSGVTVEVTEVSNASETPTKTVVSPPKFVFGSESVKSIFSNEKSKTFTFGNTSATGSLFGFSFNPPRKSEDHIPVSQNTAQKELEVSEPTKSSSTPQKPPDSKVDNLPTSTQDGPSNFSFRILEKGFNFSLFKSNPMAFWTSTSSLQPDSKAEKTTVAEDDLPSDEVIIVYELTPTPEQRALAGFLKLPSTFFCYKNKPGYVSDEDDDEDYETAVKKLNGRLYPSDSEEKKKLQEPVKVGIAGKSEFNSERECATTWEKKPTPEEKAKAETLQVPSTSVCGVSSDTEDDSPEDFQTEVKIQETKSQENEVTSSADLVCTSKEEGPTPSTGEVTVSVQSATNSEEPDSTTETVLVSQTLSGADDKPVDLSTKKSDSDCPESTQENRIISFGFGSTAGLSFADLASKGSGDFAFGSKDKNFKWANTGAAVFGETARKADEDEGGSDDEVVHSDDIHFEPIVSLPEVEVKSGEEDEEILFKERAKLYRWDRDATQWKERGVGEIKILFHTQKKYYRVLMRRDQVLKVCANHVITKEMNLVPSDTSNNALIWTATDYADGEVKVEQLAVRFKSQEMANSFKRRFEECQLSLSELQKGHLSLAAGLSKDTNPVVYFEVSADDEPLGHITMELFSNIVPRTAENFRALCTGEKGFGFKNSRFHRIVTDFVCQGGDITNHDGTGGRSIYGTAFEDENFEVKHTGPGLLSMANKGRDTNNSQFFITLKKAEHLDFKHVVFGFVKDGMDVVKKIESFGSPKGLVNGRIVITDCGQI